The genomic stretch GGTGTGGAGCGTAATTATGTCAAAGCACTGGCTTGGTACAACATCGCTTATGACAATGGTTATGATGAAGCTGAAAAGGCGATCAAAGAAGTGAAAGGAAAAATGAACGAGAAAGAGATCGCCAAAGCAAGTGAATATCAAGAAGCGCTTGAAGAGACGATTCTGTAACGCGTGATGGTAATGACGCTCAGGGAGGAGCAAAAATGCAAGGATATCGAGTAACCACGGATCAATCTGAGATGGATTTTTCGGTGATTTTTGACTTCATTTCAAAGAGTTATTGGGCGAAAGGGATCCCCCAAGCTACGATGCACAAAGCGATCGACAATGCCTTTTGCTTTGCCGTGTTGCAAGACAATGGAGAGCTAGTGGGATTTGCGCGTTTGATCACCGATAAAGCGACCTTTGCCTATTTGGCGG from Vibrio vulnificus NBRC 15645 = ATCC 27562 encodes the following:
- a CDS encoding GNAT family N-acetyltransferase — translated: MQGYRVTTDQSEMDFSVIFDFISKSYWAKGIPQATMHKAIDNAFCFAVLQDNGELVGFARLITDKATFAYLADVFILPQHRGQGLSKWLMEKIIAHPELQGLRRMILATRDAHGLYKQFGFTPIEPVENFMQIWQPNVYQG